The Pleurodeles waltl isolate 20211129_DDA chromosome 7, aPleWal1.hap1.20221129, whole genome shotgun sequence genome includes a region encoding these proteins:
- the LOC138247189 gene encoding homeobox protein NANOG-like has product MTAPLTMPADQSLPGPNPCSEERPSVQSPPGAPLGPETGAPVPAGKCCAPPGKDGALYPPPDSATGLKVESSTQLSPVKASGPEKKVRKRTYFTQEQLMELHQRFQKQHYMNVPQAQQLAKDLNLTYQQVKTWFQNRRMKHKKIHKESLWINQGQRLLQTGSQSGECIRISPPFSQGCQAHHGGNLQRFAGHPYQNYASMQSPHQTIVPEDRPLGLHRQSILQSLGQQQSMDMFQNYQAMEYPSSRQGDGYNFTPPQSYPSGAPYTDYFYQQQQLHCNHYQSMSNRKYENTEENEPNHSNNIYLG; this is encoded by the exons ATGACGGCCCCCCTCACGATGCCCGCAGACCAGTCCCTCCCGGGGCCGAACCCCTGTTCCGAGGAGCGTCCCTCTGTGCAAAGCCCGCCTGGGGCCCCGCTGGGCCCAGAGACCGGGGCGCCGGTGCCAGCAG GCAAGTGCTGTGCTCCACccggcaaagatggtgccctttaTCCTCCCCCAGACTCTGCCACTGGTCTGAAAGTAGAGTCGTCCACCCAGTTGTCCCCAGTCAAGGCCAGCGGGCCGGAGAAGAAGGTCAGGAAGCGCACTTACTTCACCCAGGAGCAGCTGATGGAGCTACACCAGCGGTTCCAGAAACAGCACTACATGAATGTCCCTCAGGCCCAGCAGCTGGCGAAGGACCTCAACCTCACGTACCAGCAG GTGAAGACTTGGTTCCAGAACCGGCGGATGAAACACAAGAAGATTCACAAGGAGTCATTGTGGATCAACCAGGGTCAAAGGCTACTTCAG ACTGGATCCCAGTCCGGGGAATGCATAAGGATTTCTCCACCCTTCTCCCAGGGCTGTCAGGCCCATCATGGTGGAAACCTCCAGCGATTCGCAGGCCATCCTTACCAGAACTATGCCAGTATGCAGAGCCCTCACCAGACAATAGTACCAGAAGATAGGCCCCTGGGTTTGCATCGGCAGAGCATTCTGCAGAGCCTGGGCCAACAGCAGTCTATGGACATGTTTCAGAATTACCAAGCCATGGAATACCCGAGCAGCAGACAAGGAGATGGGTATAACTTCACGCCTCCTCAAAGCTACCCATCTGGAGCTCCATACACTGACTActtctaccagcagcagcagctacactgCAATCATTATCAAAGTATGTCCAATAGGAAATATGAAAACACAGAAGAAAATGAACCTAACCATTCAAACAACATTTATTTAGGTTGA